A single genomic interval of Mycolicibacterium sp. MU0053 harbors:
- a CDS encoding SDR family NAD(P)-dependent oxidoreductase, with product MPAPTTTHQVLDSFRLDGKVALVTGASSGLGVAFAQALAEAGADVVLAARRADGLNETAVSIEATGRGALCVVTDVADPGQCDRVVSEAIAAFGAVDVLINNAGVGSAHPATRETPEQFRSVIDVNLNGAYWMAQACGRVMRTGSSIINIASILGITTGGLPQAAYSASKAGLMGLTRDLAQQWGLRKGIRVNALAPGFFHSEMTGAYQQGYLDSQQQRTVLGRMGDPTELAATAVWLASPAAGYVVGQTIVVDGGLTIT from the coding sequence CTGCCGGCGCCGACGACGACTCATCAAGTTCTCGACTCCTTCAGGCTCGACGGCAAGGTCGCGCTGGTCACAGGCGCGTCATCTGGATTGGGAGTCGCCTTTGCGCAAGCCCTGGCCGAAGCAGGGGCCGATGTCGTTCTGGCCGCTCGACGTGCTGACGGACTGAATGAGACCGCCGTCTCGATCGAGGCGACCGGGCGCGGCGCGCTTTGCGTAGTAACTGATGTGGCAGACCCCGGTCAATGCGATCGAGTGGTGAGCGAAGCCATCGCTGCGTTCGGCGCCGTTGACGTGTTGATCAACAATGCTGGCGTCGGATCCGCACATCCCGCTACCCGTGAGACGCCGGAGCAGTTTCGTTCCGTCATCGATGTGAACCTCAACGGCGCCTACTGGATGGCTCAAGCATGCGGGCGCGTGATGCGGACGGGAAGCTCGATCATCAACATTGCCAGCATCTTAGGCATCACGACTGGTGGGCTTCCGCAAGCCGCCTATAGCGCCAGCAAGGCCGGCCTCATGGGCTTGACCCGAGACCTGGCCCAGCAATGGGGCCTTCGTAAAGGCATCCGTGTCAACGCTCTGGCCCCGGGATTCTTTCACTCAGAGATGACCGGCGCGTATCAGCAGGGCTACCTGGACAGTCAGCAGCAGCGCACGGTGCTTGGCCGAATGGGTGATCCAACAGAACTCGCGGCGACCGCGGTTTGGCTGGCATCTCCAGCGGCCGGTTATGTGGTTGGCCAAACCATCGTTGTCGACGGCGGGCTCACAATCACTTGA
- a CDS encoding cupin domain-containing protein, translating into MAVMEYVRRLDATKTYDTGFPKYHAQILSNLESALMLASHIGEGGCGPGLHYHRVDQIYYMVSGSTNVRLGDEEYVAGPGSLVFIPAGLPHCNWNDGPGAETHFEIIVPAPSPVQPIVHFVDNVADVPVEDRTERRGYVVSAQDVETSEPMPGFRMTPLASPASGSDHIVISLAEVDAGKSGPGTHIHEFDQYYFVLEGELTVEVAMKRQTVAANTLVVLPAGVPHRQYNEGAVTEKHLAILTPVPEEGQPWDIGVDFAVNGVNHDGLPIRATGPLST; encoded by the coding sequence ATGGCTGTGATGGAATACGTTCGTCGCCTCGACGCGACAAAGACATACGACACGGGCTTCCCCAAGTATCACGCTCAGATCTTGTCCAATCTCGAGAGCGCGCTCATGTTGGCTAGCCATATCGGCGAAGGGGGCTGTGGCCCGGGCCTGCACTATCACCGCGTCGACCAGATCTACTACATGGTGAGCGGTTCCACCAATGTGCGTCTCGGTGACGAGGAGTATGTCGCGGGGCCCGGCTCGCTGGTATTCATTCCGGCTGGGCTGCCGCACTGCAACTGGAACGATGGGCCAGGTGCCGAGACCCACTTCGAGATCATTGTGCCGGCGCCTTCCCCGGTACAGCCCATCGTCCACTTTGTCGACAATGTCGCGGACGTGCCGGTCGAGGACCGGACGGAGCGTCGAGGCTACGTCGTGTCGGCCCAGGATGTCGAAACAAGCGAACCAATGCCAGGATTCAGGATGACACCACTCGCCTCGCCGGCTTCGGGCTCTGACCATATCGTGATCAGTTTGGCCGAGGTGGATGCCGGTAAGAGCGGACCCGGTACGCATATCCATGAATTCGATCAATACTACTTCGTCCTCGAAGGTGAGCTGACCGTCGAGGTTGCGATGAAACGCCAAACGGTGGCGGCGAACACCCTCGTGGTTCTGCCGGCCGGAGTTCCACATCGCCAGTACAACGAAGGCGCCGTCACGGAGAAGCATCTTGCGATCCTTACGCCGGTCCCCGAGGAGGGGCAACCGTGGGACATCGGCGTCGACTTCGCAGTCAACGGCGTCAATCATGATGGACTGCCGATCCGAGCCACGGGACCTCTTTCTACATGA
- a CDS encoding acetoacetate--CoA ligase — protein sequence MTDIIWQPDPEAMSESRIAHFTKFVEDRHHIELPTYRDLHRWSVTQLDEFWQAVWDFFSVSSTSEPGPPIADLRMPSTSWFPHARLNYVDHVLRHGNDDDIAIVGGGEPGTAHQTVTWRELRRQVGALAHTLTDHGVGSGDCVVGYVPNVPEAVIAFLATASIGAIWAGCGQDYAATAALARLGQLEPAVLIVADGYGFNGVAQDRSEAVASLASAMPSVRLTIAIERLGCGVPGAMSWSQATEGDVAVDPVAVPFDHPLWVVFSSGSTGVPKGMVHGHGGVLLEQFKSLGLHFDIGAADTFFWFTTPSWMLWNTVVGGLLVGARIVCYDGSPGFPAEGGLWDLADQLGVTVLGLSPGHLMRCQKSGSTLRDDGRPLSGLRSVGVTGAPLPPDTARWLAEALGPDVRVSSVSGGTDVVSGLVGSAPNLPTRAGEISAPCLAVAVDAFDDDGQSVRGAVGELVVTSPMPSMPLRLWRDPDGKRYRDTYFATFPGVWRQGDWITVTDTGGVIMHGRSDATLNRRGVRMGSADIYDAVEVLPGVQEALVLGVENSDGSYWMPLFIVPTPGSQLDGPMRERIIDAIRRDASPRHIPDEIIAAPGIPHTRTGKKLEVPVKRLMQGAIPASVVDPSATDNPEIVDWYVDFACRRLQQETTPSGG from the coding sequence ATGACCGACATCATTTGGCAACCCGACCCGGAGGCGATGTCCGAATCGCGAATTGCGCACTTTACGAAGTTCGTCGAGGACCGCCATCACATTGAACTTCCCACCTATCGCGATCTGCACAGGTGGTCCGTTACGCAACTGGATGAGTTCTGGCAGGCGGTCTGGGACTTCTTCTCAGTGTCATCGACAAGTGAGCCGGGTCCGCCAATCGCCGACCTGCGAATGCCGTCGACGTCGTGGTTCCCTCATGCCCGTTTGAACTACGTGGATCATGTGCTCCGGCACGGAAATGATGACGACATCGCAATAGTCGGCGGTGGCGAACCTGGAACGGCGCATCAGACTGTTACCTGGCGCGAACTACGTCGACAGGTTGGCGCCCTCGCACATACCCTTACGGACCATGGCGTCGGATCCGGGGACTGTGTAGTTGGTTATGTCCCGAATGTGCCGGAGGCCGTCATAGCCTTCTTGGCTACTGCCAGCATCGGGGCCATCTGGGCCGGGTGCGGCCAAGACTACGCTGCCACGGCAGCGCTGGCGCGGCTTGGACAGCTAGAACCTGCGGTACTCATAGTCGCCGATGGCTATGGATTCAACGGCGTGGCACAGGATCGGTCGGAAGCGGTTGCTTCGCTGGCATCCGCGATGCCCAGCGTCCGTCTGACAATTGCCATCGAGAGACTCGGATGCGGCGTTCCCGGCGCGATGTCATGGTCTCAAGCGACGGAGGGGGACGTCGCAGTTGATCCTGTCGCCGTACCGTTCGATCACCCCTTATGGGTGGTCTTCTCATCCGGAAGCACCGGTGTCCCGAAAGGAATGGTCCACGGGCACGGCGGCGTGCTGCTCGAGCAGTTCAAGTCCCTTGGACTTCATTTTGACATCGGGGCTGCGGACACCTTCTTCTGGTTTACGACGCCGAGTTGGATGCTGTGGAACACCGTCGTAGGTGGTCTTCTGGTCGGAGCCCGCATTGTTTGCTACGACGGCAGTCCGGGATTCCCGGCTGAGGGAGGGCTCTGGGATCTCGCGGACCAACTGGGTGTGACGGTGTTGGGGCTGAGTCCGGGACACCTGATGAGGTGTCAGAAGAGTGGTAGCACGCTGCGTGATGACGGTCGACCGCTTTCGGGCTTGAGAAGTGTAGGCGTCACGGGTGCCCCGCTTCCCCCGGATACCGCTCGGTGGCTAGCAGAAGCGCTGGGGCCAGATGTGCGCGTCTCTTCGGTAAGCGGCGGAACCGATGTTGTCAGCGGACTCGTCGGCAGCGCGCCGAATTTGCCGACCCGGGCTGGAGAAATCTCTGCTCCGTGCCTTGCGGTCGCTGTCGACGCCTTTGATGACGACGGCCAGTCCGTCCGTGGGGCGGTAGGAGAGCTTGTCGTCACGTCGCCGATGCCGTCCATGCCCCTGAGGTTGTGGCGTGATCCCGACGGCAAACGCTACCGAGACACCTATTTTGCGACGTTCCCGGGGGTGTGGCGACAGGGAGACTGGATCACTGTCACCGACACCGGCGGGGTGATCATGCACGGCAGGTCTGATGCCACGCTGAACCGCCGCGGTGTGCGGATGGGCAGCGCCGACATCTACGACGCGGTGGAAGTCCTGCCCGGGGTCCAAGAGGCTCTGGTCTTGGGAGTTGAGAACAGCGACGGCAGCTATTGGATGCCACTGTTCATTGTTCCGACCCCTGGGAGCCAGCTTGATGGACCGATGCGCGAGCGCATCATCGATGCGATACGTCGCGATGCATCACCACGGCATATACCGGACGAAATCATCGCTGCACCTGGCATCCCGCACACGCGCACCGGAAAGAAACTAGAAGTCCCTGTCAAACGACTCATGCAAGGTGCGATCCCTGCGTCGGTCGTCGATCCGAGCGCGACCGACAACCCCGAAATCGTAGACTGGTACGTCGATTTCGCATGCCGACGACTACAGCAAGAAACCACACCGTCCGGCGGTTGA
- a CDS encoding alpha/beta fold hydrolase: protein MTHGHPKLRGFTEHSVTANGFEIRYWERGDSDQLPLVAVHGAGGPDGHATGPAFEILAQRRRVIALELPGFGGSPANNRTTSGREMAATLAAAVAAVGIEKYALTGTSMGAIVALWWAVDFADNVASVSVEAPAAFRCCTTRPANLLTDRDVFIRAFNARPERKPWLSDYSPPALPEIYPRIMGPDVDESLVDALRSLEIPVLVLFGSDDGVISPDEAHHYKETIRDCWTMIVYDAAHDLKGDRPEAFAEVVDDFLTYGSKFLVNHHSTVLTP from the coding sequence GTGACACATGGCCATCCCAAGCTGAGGGGTTTCACAGAGCACTCGGTAACCGCCAACGGATTCGAAATCCGATACTGGGAGCGTGGCGACAGTGACCAGCTACCCCTCGTTGCGGTTCACGGCGCTGGCGGACCCGATGGTCACGCCACCGGGCCGGCATTCGAGATACTGGCTCAACGTCGACGCGTAATTGCGCTCGAACTGCCCGGATTCGGTGGCTCTCCCGCTAACAACCGGACAACCAGTGGCCGCGAGATGGCGGCGACATTGGCCGCAGCGGTTGCCGCGGTGGGCATCGAAAAGTACGCCTTGACCGGGACGTCGATGGGTGCCATCGTAGCCCTGTGGTGGGCCGTCGATTTCGCGGACAACGTGGCGTCGGTCTCGGTGGAAGCGCCTGCGGCGTTCCGCTGCTGTACAACCCGTCCGGCCAATCTTCTGACCGACCGCGATGTGTTCATACGAGCGTTCAACGCACGGCCCGAACGAAAGCCATGGCTATCCGACTACAGTCCTCCGGCACTCCCGGAGATCTATCCGAGAATAATGGGCCCTGATGTCGATGAGTCTCTGGTTGACGCTCTGCGCTCACTCGAGATCCCGGTTCTGGTCCTGTTCGGAAGCGATGACGGAGTCATTTCTCCAGACGAAGCACATCATTACAAGGAAACAATTCGGGACTGCTGGACGATGATCGTCTACGACGCCGCCCACGATTTGAAGGGTGACCGCCCGGAGGCATTCGCCGAGGTGGTAGACGATTTCCTCACGTACGGCTCAAAGTTCCTTGTCAACCACCACAGTACGGTCCTAACACCCTAG
- a CDS encoding flavin reductase family protein, producing MSHRIPNGAARPTALQADFRRMMASVCTPVSVVTTMAGERPHGTTVSAFASLSMAPPMVLVSLDRESELLEMVRRTGVFGLNVLSSTQSGLALAFARKGGASKFADVSWDDDSGIPRLAGSAAFLVSDLADVVDGGDHVVLLGSVRAVEHSERPPLTYHQRTFGTHAALTDNPP from the coding sequence ATGTCACATCGAATTCCCAATGGCGCCGCCCGCCCGACCGCGCTGCAAGCAGACTTCCGCAGGATGATGGCTTCGGTCTGTACGCCCGTCTCGGTCGTCACCACGATGGCGGGCGAGCGTCCCCACGGAACAACCGTCAGTGCCTTCGCATCCCTGTCCATGGCGCCACCAATGGTCCTGGTGTCTTTGGATCGCGAGTCCGAACTTCTCGAAATGGTGCGGAGAACTGGCGTCTTTGGACTCAACGTTTTGAGCAGCACACAATCTGGACTCGCCTTAGCCTTCGCGCGCAAGGGTGGCGCAAGCAAGTTTGCCGATGTCAGCTGGGACGACGATTCAGGGATCCCACGCCTTGCCGGCTCCGCTGCATTTCTCGTCAGCGATCTAGCCGATGTCGTCGATGGAGGCGACCACGTCGTTCTACTGGGGTCCGTCCGGGCGGTTGAGCACAGCGAAAGGCCACCGCTTACCTACCATCAACGCACTTTTGGTACCCATGCGGCACTCACGGACAATCCGCCATGA
- a CDS encoding GntR family transcriptional regulator, with the protein MSDVILPRTMSNMIAEALRDQILSGEIPTGTRLQQNDIAARFRVSSTPVREAFAELRRQGLVSGHEHRGVRVARPTLHDVINTSDVLELLEKPCIVASVPHLTDEDLAKARDLMSAHRSVPANEWRRRLDLDTAFHTALLVRCPNTKLKELSAECHRESAAHKLMTSALEGEDLMETVYAQHEAIMEACEARNARQAGARTVDHIRWGREAVRMGLK; encoded by the coding sequence ATGAGTGACGTGATTCTGCCACGGACCATGTCGAACATGATCGCCGAGGCGCTCCGAGATCAGATACTTTCCGGTGAAATCCCCACCGGTACGCGCCTACAACAGAACGATATTGCCGCGCGATTCCGAGTAAGCAGCACCCCCGTGCGCGAGGCGTTCGCTGAGCTACGCCGACAGGGCCTGGTTTCGGGGCACGAGCACCGCGGGGTGCGCGTCGCTCGCCCCACGCTCCACGATGTAATCAACACCTCAGATGTACTCGAGTTACTCGAGAAGCCGTGCATTGTGGCCTCGGTACCGCATCTCACCGATGAGGATCTAGCCAAAGCGCGAGATCTTATGAGCGCGCACCGAAGCGTCCCGGCGAACGAGTGGCGCCGCCGACTCGACCTTGACACAGCCTTTCATACCGCGCTTCTCGTCCGGTGTCCTAACACCAAACTCAAAGAACTGTCAGCGGAATGCCACCGAGAATCTGCCGCGCACAAGCTGATGACCTCCGCCCTCGAAGGCGAGGACCTGATGGAAACGGTGTACGCCCAGCACGAGGCCATCATGGAGGCCTGCGAGGCACGGAACGCCAGACAGGCGGGTGCTCGTACTGTCGATCACATCCGTTGGGGCCGTGAGGCTGTTCGCATGGGGCTCAAGTAG
- a CDS encoding acyl-CoA dehydrogenase produces the protein MKSTLLSRRDLDFLLFEWLKVDALTDRARYAEHDRSTFEATLDLCERLAEQRFAPHNKKSDIHDPHFDGESVQVISEVKEAIDAFNRSELLGVGMDSSVGGSQLPRVVSQAAFAYFAAANVSTFGYLLLTLANANLISRFGSRDQVNLFVKPMLAGRALGTMCLSEPDAGSSLADITTRAEPQDDGSYKLYGSKMWISGGDHDLSENIIHLVLARIPGGPGGTRGLSLFVVPKYLVNRDGALGDRNDVVLAGVNHKMGYRGTVNTVLNFGEGRFTPEGGAGAIGYLVGERHYGLRYMFHMMNEARLAVGMGATALGYTGYLKSIQYARERPQGRPLDRPGPASAQMPIIGHPDVKRMLLAQKAYAEGALGLLLYCARLVDIAASPRGDAEAAAANQLLSILTPIAKSWPSQWCLEANNLAIQVHGGCGYTREYDVEQHFRDNRLNSIHEGTHGIQGLDLLGRKVSEDRGALFERLTSVVTETIVSAIATGGEAAEMATELAAHWERLAAVSQVLVSCDNRGVALANSSLYLEAFGHIIVAWVWLQQRNVADRGEGDFYAGKRQAARYFFKYELPRTAAQLDLLEQLDRTTVEMEERWF, from the coding sequence ATGAAGTCAACCTTGTTGTCCAGGAGGGATCTCGACTTCCTCCTCTTCGAATGGCTCAAGGTGGACGCGCTCACCGACCGCGCTCGCTATGCCGAGCACGACCGCTCCACTTTCGAGGCGACCTTGGACCTGTGCGAGCGACTCGCTGAACAACGCTTTGCGCCGCACAACAAGAAGAGTGACATCCACGACCCGCATTTCGATGGTGAGTCAGTGCAAGTGATAAGCGAGGTCAAAGAAGCGATTGACGCGTTCAACCGCTCGGAACTTCTCGGTGTAGGCATGGACTCCAGTGTTGGTGGATCGCAGCTACCTCGGGTGGTATCGCAGGCTGCTTTCGCGTATTTCGCAGCGGCGAATGTAAGCACCTTTGGCTACCTGCTGCTGACTCTCGCCAACGCCAATCTGATCTCCAGATTTGGCTCACGAGACCAGGTCAACCTGTTCGTCAAGCCGATGCTGGCGGGACGGGCCCTGGGAACGATGTGCCTCTCAGAACCAGATGCCGGATCGTCACTTGCGGACATCACTACCAGGGCTGAACCCCAAGACGACGGGAGCTACAAGCTCTATGGGTCCAAGATGTGGATCTCAGGCGGTGATCATGACCTCAGCGAGAACATAATCCATCTCGTATTGGCCAGGATTCCAGGCGGGCCCGGAGGTACTCGCGGTCTCTCGCTCTTCGTCGTACCGAAATATCTTGTCAACAGGGATGGTGCTCTCGGGGATCGCAACGACGTTGTTCTCGCGGGTGTCAATCACAAGATGGGATACCGCGGGACCGTCAACACCGTACTGAACTTCGGCGAAGGTCGGTTCACGCCAGAGGGTGGCGCCGGCGCAATCGGCTACCTGGTGGGGGAGCGCCATTATGGCTTGCGCTACATGTTCCACATGATGAACGAGGCACGCCTCGCTGTGGGTATGGGTGCTACGGCACTGGGTTACACCGGGTACCTCAAATCAATTCAGTATGCACGTGAACGCCCACAGGGTCGTCCGCTGGATCGCCCTGGGCCGGCGAGCGCCCAGATGCCCATCATCGGACATCCGGACGTGAAACGAATGCTGCTGGCGCAGAAAGCATACGCTGAGGGCGCTCTTGGTCTGCTGCTCTACTGTGCGCGATTGGTAGATATCGCGGCTAGCCCACGCGGTGATGCGGAAGCCGCTGCCGCCAACCAGCTGTTGAGCATTCTCACACCGATTGCCAAAAGTTGGCCCTCGCAGTGGTGCCTGGAGGCCAACAATCTGGCGATTCAAGTGCACGGGGGATGTGGGTACACCCGCGAGTATGACGTGGAGCAGCACTTTCGCGACAACCGGCTGAACTCGATTCATGAAGGTACACACGGGATTCAAGGTCTGGATCTCCTCGGTCGCAAAGTGTCTGAGGACCGCGGGGCGCTGTTCGAAAGGCTCACATCGGTTGTCACTGAAACGATCGTGAGTGCCATTGCGACCGGAGGCGAGGCGGCAGAAATGGCTACTGAGCTGGCGGCTCATTGGGAAAGGCTGGCGGCGGTTAGTCAGGTCTTGGTGTCTTGCGATAACCGGGGCGTAGCGCTGGCCAACAGTTCGTTGTATCTGGAGGCCTTCGGGCACATCATTGTCGCGTGGGTCTGGCTGCAACAAAGGAATGTTGCCGATCGAGGCGAGGGTGACTTCTACGCTGGCAAGAGGCAAGCTGCGCGATACTTCTTCAAGTATGAACTGCCCAGAACCGCTGCACAGCTTGACCTACTAGAACAGCTTGATCGAACGACTGTGGAGATGGAAGAGCGCTGGTTCTAG
- a CDS encoding bifunctional 3,4-dihydroxy-2-butanone-4-phosphate synthase/GTP cyclohydrolase II, producing the protein MTRNTPAEAVGAAIDGLLAGRMIIVTDDAERENEGDLVVAAEFVTEAQMAFVVRHTTGIVCAPMPAARADELRLPPMVNTNSDTHSTAFTVTVDLTGTGSGVSAAARTATVRALSDPGLRPDRLNRPGHIFPLRARGGGVLERAGHTEAAVDLLTLAGLSGVGVIGELVNDDGTMRTGAELADFAAEHGLPVLAIADLIRYRGATERMVEPIASSSMPTEFGDFRAVAYRNRVDGTEHLALTIGDITSAGASSSGALVRVHSECLTGDILGSLRCDCGAQLELALQTIAAEGCGALVYLRGHEGRGIGLAHKIRAYALQDAGMDTVEANSAQGLPVDSRSYGIGAQILADLGIRRIRLITNNPAKYRGLDGHEVELVGRVALPTVPTPHNVRYLRTKRDRMSHQLGALTAQTFPRVAAADS; encoded by the coding sequence ATGACGCGAAACACACCCGCTGAGGCGGTCGGCGCAGCTATCGACGGTCTGCTCGCGGGCCGAATGATCATCGTGACCGATGATGCGGAACGCGAAAACGAGGGCGATTTGGTAGTTGCCGCTGAGTTCGTCACCGAGGCACAAATGGCGTTCGTCGTTCGCCACACGACTGGAATAGTCTGCGCGCCAATGCCGGCCGCCAGAGCGGACGAATTGCGCCTTCCACCGATGGTCAACACAAATTCTGACACCCACAGTACCGCCTTCACTGTCACCGTTGATCTGACCGGAACAGGTAGCGGCGTGTCGGCGGCGGCACGTACCGCAACGGTTCGGGCCCTCTCAGACCCTGGCCTGCGACCAGACCGACTCAACCGTCCCGGCCATATCTTCCCTCTTCGCGCGCGAGGGGGCGGAGTTCTGGAGCGAGCCGGTCACACTGAGGCCGCGGTTGACCTATTGACTCTTGCCGGGCTGTCGGGCGTCGGGGTCATCGGTGAGCTGGTCAATGACGACGGCACTATGAGAACCGGCGCGGAACTCGCTGACTTCGCTGCTGAGCACGGCCTCCCGGTGCTTGCCATCGCGGATCTCATTCGGTATCGCGGCGCCACCGAGCGGATGGTCGAGCCAATCGCAAGCTCCTCGATGCCAACGGAATTCGGGGACTTCCGCGCGGTGGCGTATCGAAACCGCGTCGACGGCACCGAGCATCTCGCGTTGACAATCGGTGACATCACTTCGGCAGGTGCCAGCAGCAGCGGAGCACTCGTGCGGGTGCACAGTGAATGTCTCACCGGTGACATCCTAGGTTCTCTCCGGTGTGATTGCGGTGCCCAACTAGAGCTCGCACTCCAGACGATTGCAGCCGAGGGCTGTGGTGCACTGGTATACCTACGCGGGCATGAAGGGCGCGGCATCGGCCTGGCCCACAAAATTCGTGCATACGCCCTTCAGGACGCCGGGATGGACACCGTCGAGGCCAACAGCGCCCAAGGGCTCCCGGTTGATTCACGCAGCTACGGTATCGGAGCCCAGATCCTTGCCGACTTGGGGATTCGGCGTATCCGCTTGATCACCAATAATCCGGCGAAGTACCGGGGACTCGACGGGCACGAGGTCGAATTGGTTGGCCGAGTGGCACTTCCAACGGTGCCCACCCCCCACAATGTCCGGTACCTTCGAACCAAGCGGGACCGCATGAGCCACCAACTTGGCGCCCTGACCGCCCAGACTTTCCCAAGAGTCGCGGCCGCTGACAGCTAG
- a CDS encoding LLM class flavin-dependent oxidoreductase, whose protein sequence is MEIGIFGGADYQSPAMPHGWPRRPRFYEPELARKAHEDSMMLYELADDIGLDFVTVSEHHYGGPGLEPNCHITAAVLGERMKNARIALLGPNLPMNNPVRLAEEIAQLDLLSGGKIYGVALLRGTPNEVITYFNNPAESRDVWEESVQLILRAWKEPEPFGWEGVHHRFRTIAVWPKFLDAAPPRVMLSGNSLESVDFALKMGSDIAISYGTPEATGRSIERFHDGAAALGREVGHGNVLYRNFVYVAETEERARQECAEHGFGSMTFFRPPTAAAAAVFQESVKGSYGDSAGVTRESLEKPLGTWGAPRFVGTPDQVFEAIREYHQLGVGAMDFSFGGFGLPTELAKKNLEMFARHVLPEVHKLPNSVNTKANANA, encoded by the coding sequence ATGGAAATCGGGATCTTTGGAGGCGCGGACTATCAGAGCCCTGCGATGCCTCACGGCTGGCCGCGGCGGCCCCGCTTCTACGAGCCAGAGCTCGCGCGCAAGGCACACGAGGACTCAATGATGCTGTACGAGTTGGCGGACGACATCGGCTTGGACTTCGTGACCGTCTCCGAACATCATTACGGCGGACCGGGGCTCGAGCCGAACTGTCACATTACGGCCGCCGTTCTCGGCGAGCGGATGAAGAACGCCAGAATTGCCCTTCTCGGACCCAACCTCCCAATGAACAATCCCGTACGGCTCGCAGAGGAAATTGCTCAACTTGATCTCCTGAGCGGCGGGAAGATCTACGGAGTTGCGTTGCTGCGTGGGACACCGAACGAGGTCATCACCTACTTCAACAATCCTGCTGAGTCGCGTGATGTTTGGGAGGAGAGCGTCCAGCTGATTTTGCGTGCGTGGAAGGAGCCCGAGCCCTTCGGTTGGGAAGGCGTTCACCACCGCTTCCGCACTATTGCCGTATGGCCGAAATTCCTGGACGCGGCACCCCCACGAGTCATGCTCTCGGGCAACAGTCTGGAATCGGTCGACTTCGCTTTGAAGATGGGCAGCGATATCGCCATCAGCTACGGCACTCCCGAAGCAACGGGTCGTTCCATCGAACGGTTCCACGATGGGGCCGCCGCGCTCGGTCGTGAGGTGGGACATGGGAACGTTCTCTACCGCAACTTTGTGTACGTCGCGGAGACCGAGGAACGCGCACGCCAAGAATGCGCTGAGCACGGCTTCGGATCAATGACGTTCTTCCGCCCGCCAACTGCCGCAGCCGCTGCGGTCTTTCAAGAATCGGTGAAAGGCTCGTACGGCGATTCTGCCGGAGTCACGCGGGAGTCCCTCGAAAAGCCGCTAGGCACCTGGGGCGCTCCGCGTTTCGTGGGCACTCCGGACCAGGTTTTCGAGGCCATCCGCGAGTACCACCAGCTCGGCGTTGGAGCGATGGATTTCAGCTTCGGCGGATTCGGCCTGCCGACGGAACTCGCGAAGAAGAACCTCGAGATGTTCGCTCGGCACGTCCTGCCTGAGGTTCACAAATTGCCAAACAGCGTTAACACCAAGGCCAATGCAAACGCCTGA